Proteins found in one Saccharopolyspora phatthalungensis genomic segment:
- a CDS encoding ABC transporter permease yields MSLGIHEPVQRAARARRPRLRLPRGPFVPVWAMTAVLFAISPLIAPGSLSGAALSSMLPFASILVLAALGQAFVITQRGIDLSVPGAMALAALFATKVPELTGLPLAVSAVLGLLAGAAGGLVIGVLVVRFGIAAFVATLAMNTILIGVVLEISKGFPASANPAVSAFATGSLWTVPNLLIVAVILVAITQWLRRRSVPGRRFVSVGANPAAARLLGIRAEGYQVSAYAIGGLLYAVAGLLLAAYLRTPDILLGNTYQLSSIAAVVLGGSLLTGGMSSAVATGVAALFLTQLNQVVLAAGAATSIQLLVQAAVLALAVVMRRVPLSAIPRRLSGNRATSR; encoded by the coding sequence ATGTCCCTCGGCATACACGAACCGGTGCAACGGGCCGCGCGGGCCCGGCGGCCACGGCTGAGGCTGCCCCGCGGTCCGTTCGTGCCGGTGTGGGCCATGACCGCGGTGCTGTTCGCGATCAGCCCGCTGATCGCGCCCGGCAGCCTTTCCGGGGCCGCGTTGAGCTCGATGCTTCCCTTCGCCTCGATCCTGGTCCTCGCCGCGCTCGGGCAAGCCTTTGTGATCACTCAGCGCGGCATCGACCTGTCCGTGCCGGGCGCGATGGCGCTGGCGGCCCTGTTCGCCACCAAAGTGCCCGAGCTGACCGGACTTCCGCTGGCCGTCTCGGCGGTGCTCGGACTGCTCGCCGGGGCGGCCGGCGGGCTGGTCATCGGCGTGCTGGTGGTGCGGTTCGGGATCGCCGCGTTCGTGGCGACCCTGGCCATGAACACGATCCTGATCGGTGTCGTGCTGGAGATATCGAAGGGATTTCCGGCGTCGGCGAACCCGGCCGTCAGCGCATTCGCGACCGGTTCCCTGTGGACGGTGCCCAACCTGCTGATCGTCGCCGTGATCCTGGTCGCCATCACGCAGTGGCTCCGGCGGCGCTCGGTGCCCGGGCGGCGCTTCGTGAGCGTGGGCGCCAACCCGGCCGCCGCGCGGTTGCTCGGCATCCGAGCCGAGGGGTACCAGGTCTCCGCCTATGCCATCGGCGGGCTCTTGTATGCGGTGGCGGGCCTTCTGCTCGCGGCGTACCTGCGTACGCCCGACATCCTGCTCGGCAACACCTACCAGCTGTCGTCCATTGCCGCGGTCGTCCTCGGGGGAAGCCTGCTGACCGGCGGCATGAGCAGCGCGGTCGCCACCGGCGTGGCGGCACTGTTCCTGACCCAGCTCAACCAGGTCGTGCTCGCCGCCGGTGCCGCGACCTCGATTCAACTGCTCGTGCAAGCGGCCGTGCTCGCCCTGGCCGTTGTCATGCGCCGCGTGCCGCTGAGCGCGATCCCCCGTCGGTTGAGCGGGAATCGGGCCACGTCTCGGTAG
- a CDS encoding substrate-binding domain-containing protein, giving the protein MVNKRRPVLAGGSIVVAALIAVTGCASPKGGSTSNVNDVYSDKGKIGEVSQLKSINEFCGTKPLKVALADGTGDNAWRKTARAEFEDEASKCPNLTVMPYSDAQNNPQKAISDIKALVAQGADAIVVFPDAGQALLPTLREAFQNGVAIVPWTANPGGTAGTDYTAFVGHNTINDGHTWARWTCEHLGEAGGNVLFLGGTPGNTQSTTEIKGIQDEFANNPACKNAKLLNEPGKPIDTNWNPAQTQRVVAGLLTKYNKIDAIISDSGDGSVGGVRAFESAGRKLPLWTANDNNGLACEWQKARAQQPDANLVTVSSRTWLVRLALRKAVAAKEGINNDEPDIINIPIYEDSFDSGKQPKCDSALPTSAILSAELAPEKLKSIYN; this is encoded by the coding sequence ATGGTCAACAAGCGACGCCCTGTGCTGGCAGGCGGGTCGATCGTCGTCGCGGCACTCATCGCCGTCACCGGATGCGCGAGCCCGAAGGGCGGTTCCACCTCGAACGTCAACGACGTGTACAGCGACAAAGGCAAGATCGGTGAAGTCTCCCAACTCAAATCGATCAACGAGTTCTGCGGCACCAAACCGCTGAAGGTCGCGCTGGCCGACGGTACGGGGGACAACGCCTGGCGCAAGACGGCGCGAGCCGAGTTCGAGGACGAGGCGAGCAAGTGCCCGAACCTCACTGTCATGCCGTATTCCGACGCCCAGAACAATCCGCAGAAGGCGATCAGCGACATCAAGGCGCTCGTCGCTCAGGGCGCCGACGCCATCGTCGTGTTCCCCGACGCGGGCCAAGCGCTCCTGCCAACGCTGCGCGAGGCGTTCCAGAACGGCGTGGCGATCGTGCCGTGGACCGCCAACCCGGGTGGCACCGCCGGTACTGATTACACCGCATTCGTCGGCCACAACACGATCAACGACGGGCACACCTGGGCCCGCTGGACCTGCGAGCACCTGGGGGAAGCCGGTGGCAACGTCCTGTTCCTGGGCGGCACGCCGGGCAACACCCAGAGCACCACGGAGATCAAGGGCATCCAGGACGAGTTCGCGAACAACCCGGCCTGCAAGAACGCCAAGTTGCTCAACGAGCCGGGCAAGCCGATCGACACGAACTGGAACCCGGCCCAGACGCAGCGGGTCGTCGCGGGCCTGCTGACCAAGTACAACAAGATCGACGCGATTATCTCGGACTCGGGCGACGGCTCGGTCGGTGGCGTTCGCGCCTTCGAATCGGCCGGCCGCAAACTTCCGCTGTGGACGGCGAATGACAACAACGGCCTGGCGTGCGAATGGCAGAAGGCCAGGGCACAGCAGCCCGACGCCAACCTCGTGACCGTTTCGAGCCGGACCTGGCTCGTCCGCCTCGCGCTGCGCAAGGCCGTCGCCGCGAAGGAAGGCATCAACAACGACGAGCCGGACATCATCAACATCCCGATCTACGAAGACAGTTTCGACAGCGGCAAGCAGCCGAAGTGCGACTCGGCGCTGCCGACCAGCGCCATCCTCTCGGCCGAGCTCGCGCCCGAGAAGCTCAAGAGCATCTACAACTGA
- a CDS encoding ATP-binding cassette domain-containing protein, whose amino-acid sequence MDESSARLVMRGVTKRFPGVLALDGVDFEAQAGEIHALVGGNGAGKSTLMAVASGAVKPDSGHIAIAGRPLAEISPVAAREQGLAIAFQHPTLLPDLTVTENLMLAVPAAKRPRFGEATRWATEKLRAMGMPIDATVPVRALTLAEKQAVEICGALACDPSVVIFDEPTEPFMSAETERLFERIRELAARGVAVVYISHRLPDVFALADRITVLRDGQIRGTFNRAEVSEQEVITRVAGREVTSLFPDHAADPGEPVLRVEDLTSDRLGGVSVALARREILGLAGVEGNGQREFIRALGGAAPSRGRVLIEGRPVDVSSPRRARESGVVLMPQERHVEGVATIHSVRENLAVAATDQTSRAGIIAVQREDQLVEREVVELGVKLASPDVAVGTLSGGNQQKVVLGRSLLSDPKVLLCDEPTQGIDVGVRSDIYHRLRDTADGGVPVVVLSSDNVELAGLCDRVLVFSKGRVVAELVGDGITDNAITEAALTSSSAEQAERAPAREKAPGRRWRKLLSSEQGPSAFLIAAIIALTIVGAAQNERFLSSFNIASMLELLGPLLFLSAGQLIVMLTGGIDLSVGPLCGALVVVASFYVTDDYAVGWWVLGFVMMVLVAGGIGLVNGSLVKFARVTPVVATLVTYMALQGFSLFMRDVPGGLIAEPVTSLLKVKIGPVPWPVIAGVVLLLVLELASRRTMAGLCLRGTGSADQAAYKRGIPVTRVYVLAYVAGSVCTLFGAFLLAAQTGIGDPTAGISYTLASITAVVLGGASIFGGRGSFIGVVFGVLLLQVTQNTAAFAGLSQAWQYWLPGLMALVATGLFAQVQHRSKPSALSR is encoded by the coding sequence ATGGATGAATCGAGCGCCCGCCTGGTGATGCGCGGTGTGACCAAACGTTTTCCCGGTGTCCTCGCCCTGGACGGGGTCGACTTCGAGGCCCAGGCGGGCGAGATCCACGCGCTCGTCGGCGGCAACGGCGCGGGCAAGTCGACCCTCATGGCAGTCGCGTCGGGCGCGGTGAAACCGGACAGCGGGCATATCGCGATCGCGGGCCGCCCGCTGGCCGAGATCTCCCCGGTGGCCGCGCGCGAGCAGGGCCTCGCGATCGCGTTTCAGCACCCGACATTGCTACCGGACCTCACCGTGACGGAGAACCTCATGCTCGCGGTGCCCGCGGCGAAGCGTCCGCGCTTCGGTGAGGCGACGCGGTGGGCGACGGAGAAGTTGCGGGCGATGGGGATGCCGATCGATGCCACCGTCCCGGTTCGCGCGCTCACCCTCGCCGAGAAGCAGGCGGTCGAGATCTGCGGCGCGCTCGCGTGCGACCCGAGCGTGGTCATCTTCGACGAGCCGACCGAACCGTTCATGTCCGCCGAGACCGAGCGGCTGTTCGAGCGGATTCGTGAGCTCGCCGCCCGCGGTGTCGCCGTGGTGTACATCAGCCATCGGCTGCCCGACGTGTTCGCACTCGCCGACCGCATCACGGTCCTGCGCGACGGCCAGATCCGCGGCACCTTCAACCGGGCCGAGGTGAGCGAACAGGAGGTCATCACGCGCGTCGCCGGGCGGGAGGTCACCTCGCTGTTCCCCGATCACGCCGCCGATCCGGGCGAGCCGGTCCTGCGGGTGGAGGACCTGACATCGGATCGGCTGGGCGGGGTGAGCGTCGCCCTGGCCCGGCGGGAGATCCTTGGTCTGGCCGGCGTCGAGGGCAACGGGCAGCGCGAATTCATCAGGGCACTGGGCGGTGCCGCGCCGAGCCGGGGGCGGGTGCTGATCGAAGGCCGACCGGTGGATGTGTCGAGCCCTCGCCGGGCGCGCGAGTCGGGTGTCGTGCTCATGCCCCAGGAACGTCATGTCGAAGGCGTCGCGACCATTCACTCCGTCCGGGAAAACCTGGCCGTCGCGGCGACCGACCAGACATCGCGCGCCGGAATCATCGCTGTCCAACGCGAAGATCAGCTCGTCGAGCGCGAAGTAGTCGAACTCGGCGTCAAGCTCGCGTCCCCGGACGTCGCCGTCGGGACGCTTTCCGGAGGCAACCAGCAAAAGGTGGTGCTGGGTCGTTCGCTGCTGTCCGACCCCAAGGTCCTGCTGTGCGACGAACCCACCCAGGGCATCGACGTCGGCGTCCGCTCCGACATCTACCACCGGCTGCGGGACACGGCGGACGGCGGCGTGCCCGTCGTCGTGCTCAGCTCCGACAACGTGGAACTCGCCGGCCTGTGCGACCGCGTCCTGGTCTTCTCGAAGGGCCGGGTGGTCGCCGAACTGGTCGGCGACGGGATCACCGATAACGCGATCACCGAGGCCGCCCTGACCAGTTCGTCGGCCGAGCAAGCGGAGCGGGCCCCGGCGCGGGAGAAAGCACCGGGACGCCGCTGGCGAAAGCTCCTGTCCAGCGAGCAAGGACCGAGCGCTTTCCTGATCGCCGCCATCATCGCGCTGACCATCGTCGGGGCCGCACAGAACGAGCGGTTCCTGTCCAGTTTCAACATCGCCAGCATGCTGGAGCTCCTGGGCCCGCTGCTGTTCCTGTCCGCGGGTCAACTGATCGTGATGTTGACGGGCGGAATCGATCTCTCGGTCGGGCCGCTGTGCGGAGCGCTCGTCGTCGTCGCGTCCTTCTATGTCACTGACGACTACGCCGTGGGCTGGTGGGTCCTGGGGTTCGTGATGATGGTGTTGGTAGCCGGTGGAATCGGCTTGGTGAACGGCAGCTTGGTGAAGTTCGCCCGCGTCACGCCCGTGGTGGCCACGCTCGTGACCTATATGGCACTGCAGGGCTTTTCGCTGTTCATGCGCGACGTTCCCGGCGGTTTGATCGCCGAACCGGTAACCTCGCTGCTCAAGGTCAAGATCGGCCCCGTCCCGTGGCCCGTGATCGCCGGGGTGGTCCTTCTGCTCGTTCTCGAACTCGCGTCGCGCCGCACGATGGCCGGTTTGTGCCTGCGTGGCACTGGTTCCGCCGACCAGGCCGCGTACAAGCGGGGCATCCCCGTCACTCGCGTCTACGTGCTGGCTTACGTAGCGGGCTCGGTGTGCACGCTGTTCGGCGCGTTCTTGCTGGCGGCACAGACCGGCATCGGTGACCCGACCGCCGGTATCTCCTACACCCTCGCCAGCATCACCGCGGTGGTCCTTGGTGGTGCCTCCATTTTCGGCGGTCGTGGGAGCTTCATCGGGGTTGTCTTCGGGGTCCTGTTGCTTCAGGTGACACAGAACACCGCCGCGTTCGCCGGTCTCTCCCAGGCTTGGCAGTACTGGCTTCCCGGGCTGATGGCACTGGTCGCGACCGGACTGTTCGCCCAGGTACAACACCGCAGCAAGCCTTCCGCGCTGTCGCGCTGA
- a CDS encoding fascin domain-containing protein: MTTALAITTATAAASPAVEETVVATQSLNEAVGKLQRAAKPACQSNVSIRSWANNRYVSAELNWGGNGYGTLRARADRVDAWERFTICQNGLASTIRSEANGKYVSAELNWSGNGNGTLRARADRVDAWEQFSFGNCGQDCVSIRSTANGKYVSAELNWSGNGNGTFRARADRVDAWENFAWS; encoded by the coding sequence GTGACCACTGCCCTGGCCATCACCACCGCGACCGCCGCTGCCTCTCCTGCGGTCGAGGAAACGGTGGTGGCAACGCAGAGCCTCAATGAAGCGGTCGGCAAACTCCAACGAGCCGCCAAACCCGCCTGCCAGAGCAACGTGAGCATCAGGTCCTGGGCCAATAACAGGTACGTGAGTGCGGAATTGAACTGGGGCGGAAACGGCTACGGGACCCTGCGTGCCCGAGCGGACCGGGTCGACGCCTGGGAGAGGTTCACCATCTGCCAGAACGGGTTGGCTTCCACGATCCGGTCCGAGGCCAACGGCAAGTACGTGAGCGCCGAATTGAACTGGAGCGGAAACGGCAACGGGACCCTCCGTGCCCGAGCGGACCGGGTCGACGCCTGGGAACAGTTCTCCTTCGGCAACTGCGGCCAGGACTGTGTGTCCATCCGATCGACCGCTAACGGCAAGTACGTGAGTGCCGAATTGAACTGGAGCGGAAACGGCAACGGCACCTTCCGTGCCCGAGCGGACCGGGTCGACGCCTGGGAAAACTTCGCCTGGAGCTGA
- a CDS encoding cupin domain-containing protein produces MSETDDLNTTGDTGLSASSAATESATSAESGAAAAGTDPRLNPSPHLFKLRASEPTIFDGGTLQGAHEQNFPVLRGQQGSVYFVRLEVGGIREAHWHPTAWELNYIIAGKAKWTILGTHPDGAYHNDAFEADEGDLVFAPQGFFHYFENASATKALDVLVIFNTSTTEPNDDIGIVGTLNSLPRDVLAATFGVPVSAFDGVPTEIKPVVITRRK; encoded by the coding sequence ATGAGCGAGACCGACGACCTGAACACGACCGGCGACACCGGGCTATCCGCCAGTAGTGCGGCCACCGAGAGTGCGACCAGCGCAGAATCCGGTGCTGCCGCCGCGGGGACCGACCCACGGCTGAACCCGAGCCCGCACCTTTTCAAGCTGAGGGCGAGCGAGCCGACGATCTTCGACGGCGGCACCCTGCAAGGCGCGCACGAGCAGAACTTCCCTGTCCTGCGCGGCCAGCAGGGATCGGTGTACTTCGTACGCTTGGAGGTCGGCGGCATTCGCGAAGCGCACTGGCACCCGACCGCCTGGGAACTGAACTACATCATTGCCGGCAAGGCCAAATGGACGATTCTCGGTACGCACCCGGATGGGGCTTACCACAACGACGCCTTCGAAGCCGACGAAGGCGATCTCGTCTTCGCGCCGCAGGGGTTCTTCCACTACTTCGAAAACGCCAGCGCCACCAAGGCACTCGACGTGCTGGTCATCTTCAACACCAGTACCACGGAACCGAACGACGACATCGGCATCGTGGGAACGCTGAACTCGCTACCCCGCGACGTCCTCGCCGCCACGTTCGGCGTCCCGGTTTCCGCGTTCGACGGGGTGCCCACCGAGATCAAGCCGGTCGTAATCACGAGGCGCAAGTAG
- a CDS encoding caspase family protein — MGRHALIVATANYQDPHFRRMRAPAQDARGLSRILKSPQIGRFDEVVVLEDEPRHRVEEALGDLLADRRPDDMVLVYFTGHGITDERNKLHFVTSNSRHDRLATTAVSSAFVSEQLENCRAGTKVVLLDCCFSGAFPAGFVAKAAPVDAGLAAQLPGRGFAIIASSGELEYAFTGEEKTLDKGRSSSVFTDVMIEGLRTGKADRDGDGRVEVSELYDYVRDEVAARAQQTPTYIGRVSGTIYLTWVPPQPQHIADLVMPRGGQGVPRPHAILPAKPTTQVPATARERGRARWQKRIAGLVGGQSVPSLRDRVLIDHPIRHSLLAAGFTTATTAVVVALLGVWFDTGDLRSLIAYVLLLGAATGVYHWSRLRVRRWRYGYIGLYSAGHLDPVAPSPRTLLIPVGHVTGGHRSSATGQLCAEIRLGSRFLEVSADELAVWQVAHRAWGKESIPFTRQDLECLQVGAGAARASIDRLIHLDLLVEVRPGTRDVVDFARSHRFVPLLLGLGNTTTTPWLYRIGMIDRTLIEVHTNVYRIFVASPAQRSLWHACVTVAREEAILELDMFIRSVHALLSVEAGHFDRASPDPDPTRTAEQVPEATG, encoded by the coding sequence GTGGGCCGCCACGCCCTTATCGTAGCGACCGCGAACTATCAGGATCCGCATTTCCGGAGGATGCGTGCGCCCGCGCAGGATGCTCGCGGCCTGAGCCGCATTCTGAAAAGCCCTCAGATCGGCCGCTTCGACGAAGTGGTCGTACTGGAGGACGAGCCGAGGCACCGGGTCGAGGAGGCATTGGGCGATCTGCTCGCCGACCGCCGCCCGGACGATATGGTTCTGGTCTACTTCACCGGCCACGGAATTACCGACGAGCGGAACAAGCTCCATTTTGTGACGAGCAACAGCCGCCACGACCGGCTGGCCACCACCGCCGTGTCCTCGGCGTTCGTAAGCGAACAGCTGGAAAACTGCCGCGCGGGGACCAAAGTCGTGCTGCTCGATTGCTGTTTCAGCGGCGCTTTCCCCGCCGGGTTCGTCGCGAAAGCAGCTCCCGTCGACGCCGGGCTGGCCGCCCAGCTACCCGGCCGAGGGTTCGCGATCATCGCTTCCTCCGGTGAATTGGAGTACGCGTTCACGGGTGAGGAGAAGACCCTGGACAAGGGGCGATCCTCGTCTGTCTTCACCGACGTGATGATCGAGGGCCTGCGGACCGGCAAAGCTGATCGCGACGGCGACGGCCGGGTCGAGGTCAGTGAACTCTACGACTACGTTCGAGATGAGGTGGCCGCCAGGGCACAGCAGACGCCGACCTACATCGGTCGGGTGTCCGGGACCATCTACCTCACCTGGGTCCCACCGCAGCCGCAGCACATCGCGGATCTCGTGATGCCCCGGGGTGGGCAGGGAGTACCGCGGCCCCACGCCATTCTGCCGGCAAAGCCGACGACGCAGGTGCCGGCGACGGCCCGCGAACGCGGCAGGGCCCGGTGGCAGAAGAGGATCGCCGGTCTGGTTGGCGGGCAATCGGTCCCTTCGCTCAGGGATCGGGTGCTAATCGATCACCCGATCCGTCATTCCCTGCTGGCCGCGGGATTTACGACCGCGACAACCGCGGTTGTCGTTGCCCTGCTGGGCGTCTGGTTCGACACCGGTGACCTGCGGAGCCTGATCGCCTACGTGCTCCTGCTCGGCGCGGCCACCGGCGTCTACCACTGGTCCCGGTTGCGTGTGCGGCGCTGGCGGTACGGGTATATCGGCTTGTACAGCGCTGGGCACCTCGATCCCGTCGCGCCCAGCCCCAGGACATTGCTCATCCCGGTCGGTCATGTGACGGGCGGGCACCGGTCGTCGGCGACCGGGCAGTTGTGTGCCGAGATCCGGCTTGGTTCACGGTTTCTGGAAGTGTCTGCGGATGAACTTGCCGTGTGGCAGGTCGCCCATCGCGCCTGGGGTAAGGAATCCATCCCTTTCACCCGCCAGGACCTCGAATGCCTGCAGGTCGGCGCAGGTGCTGCCCGCGCCTCGATCGACCGTCTTATCCACTTGGACCTGTTGGTGGAGGTGCGGCCGGGAACCAGGGACGTGGTGGACTTCGCCCGGTCGCACCGCTTTGTGCCGCTGCTGCTGGGTCTGGGCAACACGACGACGACGCCGTGGCTGTACCGAATCGGGATGATCGACCGGACTCTCATCGAGGTGCACACGAACGTGTACCGGATCTTTGTCGCTTCGCCTGCCCAGCGGAGCCTCTGGCACGCATGCGTGACGGTGGCACGAGAGGAAGCCATCCTGGAACTGGACATGTTCATCCGGAGTGTGCACGCGTTGCTTTCCGTCGAGGCGGGGCACTTCGACCGCGCTTCGCCTGATCCGGACCCCACCCGCACGGCCGAGCAGGTACCGGAGGCGACTGGATGA
- a CDS encoding CGNR zinc finger domain-containing protein, whose translation MVEDCELLLALLNTRPITDGVEHDELSDDRSARRWSEARGGTGTTLELRRLRRLREHLTHVVLGQAPVTVLAEALEGAHQRPSLSEAGLSWELVTEPDMRLSARVVLAWAWVNEHLPGRLRPCGNDECQLFLLDRSKANKARWCSMATCGNRMKARRHYERIRSHVPTQRGDQ comes from the coding sequence ATGGTCGAAGATTGTGAGCTGCTGCTCGCGCTCCTCAACACCAGGCCGATAACGGACGGCGTCGAACACGACGAGCTCTCCGATGATCGTTCTGCGCGAAGGTGGTCCGAGGCGCGTGGTGGCACCGGAACGACGCTTGAGCTGCGACGGTTGCGACGCCTTCGAGAGCACCTGACCCATGTGGTGCTGGGTCAAGCGCCCGTGACCGTGCTGGCCGAGGCGCTCGAGGGCGCCCACCAGCGCCCCAGTCTCAGCGAGGCTGGCCTGAGTTGGGAACTCGTCACCGAACCCGACATGCGCCTGTCGGCGCGAGTGGTGTTGGCCTGGGCCTGGGTGAACGAACACCTGCCAGGACGCCTACGACCGTGTGGCAACGACGAATGCCAGCTGTTCCTCCTGGATCGCAGCAAAGCCAACAAGGCCCGCTGGTGCTCGATGGCGACCTGTGGAAATCGCATGAAAGCCAGACGGCACTACGAACGCATTCGAAGCCATGTCCCGACTCAGCGGGGCGATCAGTAA
- a CDS encoding alpha/beta fold hydrolase — translation MSVVYHRTMTIAGHQVFYREAGPSQAPTVLLLHGYPTSSHMFRELIPALADRYHVIAPDHLGFGQSDTPPVDEFEYSFDALASITDGLLDQLEVRKFAIYVQDYGAPIGWRLALAHPERVTAIISQNGNAYEAGFVAPFWAPIWTYAADPNPSNETALREALGLDAIRWQYLHGVADPSLVSPDTWTHDHALIQRPGNDAIQLRLFRDYITNVALYPRVHEYFRESQVPLLAVWGANDEIFGPDGARAFRNDLPDAEIHLLNAGHFALESDLDTVAGYIRGFLGRVVE, via the coding sequence ATGAGCGTGGTGTATCACCGGACCATGACCATCGCCGGTCATCAGGTTTTCTACCGGGAAGCCGGACCGAGCCAGGCGCCGACCGTGCTGCTGCTGCACGGCTATCCAACCAGCTCACACATGTTCCGCGAGCTCATCCCAGCACTGGCCGACCGCTATCACGTCATCGCCCCGGACCATCTCGGATTCGGGCAGTCGGACACACCGCCGGTCGACGAATTCGAATACAGCTTCGACGCGCTCGCCTCCATCACCGACGGTCTGCTGGACCAGTTGGAGGTGAGGAAGTTCGCGATCTACGTGCAGGACTACGGTGCGCCCATCGGCTGGCGGCTCGCACTGGCCCACCCCGAGCGGGTCACCGCGATCATCAGCCAGAACGGCAACGCCTACGAAGCCGGCTTCGTGGCACCATTCTGGGCACCGATCTGGACATACGCGGCCGATCCCAACCCGAGCAACGAGACCGCCCTGCGCGAAGCCCTCGGCCTGGACGCGATTCGCTGGCAGTACCTGCACGGCGTTGCTGACCCCAGTCTCGTCAGCCCCGACACCTGGACCCACGACCACGCTCTGATCCAACGCCCCGGCAACGACGCGATCCAACTACGCCTGTTCCGCGACTACATCACCAACGTCGCCCTCTACCCGCGCGTGCACGAATACTTCCGCGAGAGCCAAGTACCACTGCTAGCCGTGTGGGGGGCCAACGACGAGATCTTCGGTCCCGACGGCGCCCGCGCCTTTCGCAACGACCTTCCCGACGCCGAGATCCACCTCCTCAACGCAGGGCATTTCGCACTCGAATCCGACCTCGACACCGTCGCGGGCTACATCCGCGGCTTCCTCGGCCGAGTCGTTGAGTAG
- a CDS encoding RICIN domain-containing protein has protein sequence MTRSALGRVVAALIAMAFVVGGGFVASSAGATAGQPTKAESALAGFLIVSRMNGLCLEVRGDNVGDGGAVAMLGCTGRNNQRWSRSGSQYRNDHSGKCLDLNSNNGATGAGLNQWTCGDIPAQRWTFTGSEFRNQNNKCLTVPAGNRWDGAAVVMWDCVGAADQQWQIG, from the coding sequence ATGACCAGATCTGCTTTGGGGCGGGTCGTTGCGGCGTTGATCGCCATGGCGTTCGTGGTGGGCGGCGGCTTCGTCGCCTCGTCGGCAGGTGCCACCGCGGGGCAACCAACAAAGGCGGAGTCGGCTTTGGCCGGTTTCTTGATCGTGTCGAGGATGAACGGGCTGTGCCTGGAGGTCCGGGGGGACAACGTCGGCGATGGCGGCGCGGTGGCCATGCTCGGGTGCACGGGTCGCAATAACCAGCGTTGGTCGAGGAGCGGCAGCCAGTACCGGAACGACCACAGCGGCAAATGCCTCGACCTCAACAGCAACAACGGGGCCACCGGCGCCGGACTCAACCAGTGGACATGTGGCGACATCCCCGCCCAGCGGTGGACCTTCACCGGTAGCGAATTCCGCAACCAGAACAACAAGTGCCTCACCGTTCCCGCAGGGAATCGGTGGGACGGCGCCGCGGTCGTGATGTGGGACTGCGTCGGTGCCGCCGACCAACAGTGGCAAATCGGCTAA
- a CDS encoding alpha/beta hydrolase codes for MSETVVYGTGGGRPLELRLYGRGGGRRPGVVFVHGGGWRKGTLDMLARLASEVADAGYVTATIDYRLSGEARWPAALEDAKCAVRWMRAHADELGVDAYRIAAAGGSAGGHLAALVALTPGRFEGSGGWAGVSSAVQAAVLYNPVIDLGVPAIGEMVEEFLGPEPVPVASPLSYVDHSCPPVLSRVGTEDELTPASGCVAFHGRLDELGVANELEIVPGRGHGLPVHDHEGCYHATIDFLGRRFQGKSARQFP; via the coding sequence GTGTCTGAGACGGTGGTCTACGGCACCGGGGGCGGGCGACCGCTGGAGCTGCGCCTGTACGGGCGCGGCGGTGGTCGGCGACCGGGCGTGGTGTTCGTGCACGGCGGCGGGTGGCGCAAGGGAACGCTGGACATGCTCGCGCGGCTGGCGTCGGAGGTGGCGGACGCGGGGTACGTGACGGCGACCATCGACTACCGCCTCTCCGGCGAGGCGCGGTGGCCGGCGGCGCTGGAGGACGCGAAGTGCGCGGTGCGGTGGATGCGCGCGCACGCCGACGAGCTAGGCGTGGACGCGTACCGGATCGCGGCGGCGGGCGGCTCCGCGGGCGGGCATCTGGCCGCGCTCGTGGCGCTCACCCCGGGCAGGTTCGAAGGGAGCGGCGGCTGGGCGGGCGTGTCCAGCGCGGTTCAGGCAGCGGTGCTGTACAATCCGGTGATCGACCTCGGTGTCCCGGCGATCGGTGAGATGGTCGAGGAATTCCTTGGACCGGAGCCGGTTCCCGTCGCCTCGCCACTGTCGTATGTGGATCACTCGTGTCCGCCGGTGCTGAGCCGGGTTGGCACGGAGGACGAGCTCACCCCGGCGTCCGGCTGCGTCGCCTTCCACGGCAGGTTGGACGAGCTGGGAGTGGCGAATGAGCTGGAGATCGTGCCGGGCCGGGGTCACGGTCTTCCAGTGCATGACCACGAAGGCTGCTACCACGCCACGATCGACTTCCTGGGACGGCGGTTTCAAGGGAAATCGGCACGCCAATTCCCTTGA